The following coding sequences are from one Ramlibacter henchirensis window:
- a CDS encoding cytochrome c oxidase subunit I: protein MATHVAHDESDFAPPAEVGEVDLHHPTSFAGKYIWSQDAKVIAIQYAVTAIGIGLVALVFSWLMRLQLGFPGRFSFIDPSTYLQLVSMHGMIMVIYLLTALFLGGFGNYLIPLMVGARDMVFPYVNMLSYWMYLLAVVLLVVSFFVPGGPTGAGWTLYPPQAILDGTPGARWGIILMLVSLIVFVIGFTMGGLNYVVTVLQARTRGMTMMRLPLTVWGIFVATILALLAFPALFVSAIMMLLDQTLGTSFFMPALVSKGQQLGYSGGSPLLFQHLFWFFGHPEVYIVALPAFGIVSDLISTHARKNIFGYRMMVWAILIIGGLSFIVWAHHMYVSGMNPYFGFFFATTTLIIAVPTAIKVYNWVLTLWQGNIRLTVPMLFAIAFVFTFVNGGLSGLFLGNVVVDLPLSDTMFVVAHFHMVMGIAPVLVVFGAIYHWYPKITGRMLDDRMGKIHFWVTFLGTYGIFYPMHYLGFMGIPRRYYAIGGTTFIPDSAHLLNAWISLAAFVVGAAQILFLYNLVRSWRHGRPAGGNPWHATTLEWQTPQTPPGHGNFGKELPVVYRWAYDYGVPGIKTDYIPQNVPPSDVAVEAWARSPHPVERAAP, encoded by the coding sequence ATGGCAACCCACGTTGCGCACGACGAATCGGATTTCGCGCCACCCGCGGAGGTCGGCGAAGTCGATCTCCACCACCCGACAAGCTTCGCGGGCAAGTACATCTGGAGCCAGGACGCCAAGGTGATCGCGATCCAGTACGCGGTCACCGCCATCGGCATCGGGCTGGTGGCGCTGGTGTTCTCCTGGCTGATGCGGCTGCAGCTCGGGTTCCCGGGCCGCTTCTCCTTCATCGACCCGAGCACGTACCTGCAGCTGGTGAGCATGCACGGGATGATCATGGTGATCTACCTGCTGACGGCGCTGTTCCTGGGCGGCTTCGGCAACTACCTGATCCCGCTGATGGTGGGGGCGCGCGACATGGTGTTCCCCTACGTCAACATGCTCAGCTACTGGATGTACCTGCTGGCGGTGGTCCTGCTGGTGGTCAGCTTCTTCGTGCCGGGTGGGCCCACCGGCGCGGGCTGGACGCTCTATCCGCCACAGGCCATCCTGGATGGCACGCCCGGCGCGAGGTGGGGAATCATCCTGATGCTGGTGTCGCTGATCGTCTTCGTCATCGGCTTCACCATGGGCGGCCTGAACTACGTGGTGACGGTGCTGCAGGCGCGCACGCGCGGCATGACGATGATGCGGCTGCCGCTCACCGTGTGGGGCATCTTCGTGGCCACCATCCTGGCCCTGCTGGCGTTCCCGGCGCTGTTCGTCAGCGCGATCATGATGCTGCTGGACCAGACCCTGGGCACCAGCTTCTTCATGCCCGCGCTCGTCTCCAAGGGCCAGCAACTGGGCTACTCGGGCGGCAGCCCGCTGCTGTTCCAGCACCTCTTCTGGTTCTTCGGCCACCCGGAGGTCTACATCGTGGCGCTGCCGGCTTTCGGCATCGTGTCGGACCTGATCAGCACGCACGCGCGCAAGAACATCTTCGGCTACCGGATGATGGTCTGGGCCATCCTGATCATCGGCGGCCTGAGCTTCATCGTGTGGGCGCACCACATGTACGTGAGCGGCATGAACCCGTACTTCGGCTTCTTCTTCGCCACGACCACGCTGATCATCGCGGTGCCGACGGCGATCAAGGTCTACAACTGGGTGCTCACGCTCTGGCAAGGGAACATCCGACTGACGGTGCCGATGCTGTTCGCCATAGCCTTCGTGTTCACCTTCGTGAACGGCGGGTTGTCGGGGCTGTTCCTCGGCAACGTGGTGGTCGACCTGCCGCTGTCGGACACGATGTTCGTCGTGGCGCACTTCCACATGGTGATGGGCATCGCGCCCGTGCTGGTGGTGTTCGGCGCGATCTACCACTGGTACCCGAAGATCACCGGCCGCATGCTGGACGACCGCATGGGCAAGATCCACTTCTGGGTGACCTTCCTGGGCACGTACGGGATCTTCTATCCCATGCACTACCTGGGCTTCATGGGCATCCCGCGGCGCTACTACGCGATCGGCGGCACCACCTTCATCCCCGACTCGGCCCACCTGCTGAACGCCTGGATCTCGCTGGCCGCCTTCGTCGTCGGCGCGGCGCAGATCCTGTTCCTCTACAACCTGGTGCGCAGCTGGCGGCACGGCCGCCCGGCCGGCGGGAACCCATGGCACGCGACGACGCTGGAGTGGCAGACGCCGCAGACGCCGCCGGGCCACGGCAACTTCGGCAAGGAGCTGCCGGTGGTCTACCGCTGGGCCTACGACTACGGCGTGCCGGGCATCAAGACCGACTACATCCCGCAGAACGTGCCGCCTTCGGACGTGGCGGTCGAAGCGTGGGCCAGGAGCCCGCATCCCGTCGAGCGGGCAGCGCCATGA
- a CDS encoding c-type cytochrome, with the protein MGIAIALVLLALGSVLFHFLSPWYFTPIASNWGTIDTTIAITFVVTGIVFVAISLFMAWALVRYRHRAHERASYQPENKRLEFWLLVVTSLGVAAMLAPGLVVWADVVRVPQDAREVEVVAQQWNWAYRLPGKDGKLGTVHSRFVNEKNPFGMNPADRNGHDDVLLASPELHVPLGQPVKLLLRSKDVLHNFAVAQLRVKMDLVPGQVTYSWFTPTRAGSYDLLCEELCGIGHYAMRGRIVVQEPAAYQAWLERQPTFAQLNEQPQGNAAAGKTLYAACAACHGQNGEGNRAMNAPKLAGHGAWYLERQLRLFKVGARGTHEKDTFGKVMAPMAATLVDDRAIADVAAYIGTLPDKPPATTFKGDVDRGRARYVTCAACHGAEGRGNPATNAPRLQGMDDWYMATQLRNFRDGVRGAHRQDVHGSQMALVAGMLADDAAIGDILAYINSR; encoded by the coding sequence ATGGGCATCGCGATCGCACTCGTCCTGCTCGCACTTGGTTCGGTTCTCTTCCACTTCCTCAGCCCCTGGTACTTCACCCCGATCGCGTCCAACTGGGGCACGATCGACACGACGATCGCCATCACCTTCGTCGTGACGGGCATCGTGTTCGTCGCGATCAGCCTCTTCATGGCCTGGGCCCTCGTGCGCTACCGCCACCGCGCCCACGAGCGGGCCAGCTACCAGCCGGAGAACAAGCGGCTCGAGTTCTGGCTGCTGGTGGTCACCTCGCTGGGCGTTGCGGCGATGCTGGCGCCTGGCCTCGTCGTGTGGGCCGACGTGGTCCGCGTGCCGCAGGACGCGCGCGAAGTGGAGGTCGTGGCGCAGCAATGGAACTGGGCCTACCGGCTGCCCGGCAAGGACGGGAAGCTCGGCACGGTGCACTCCCGCTTCGTCAACGAGAAGAACCCGTTCGGGATGAATCCGGCCGACCGCAACGGGCATGACGACGTCCTGCTCGCCAGCCCCGAGCTGCACGTGCCGCTCGGGCAGCCGGTCAAGCTGCTGCTGCGCTCCAAGGACGTGCTGCACAACTTCGCGGTGGCGCAGCTGCGCGTGAAGATGGACCTGGTGCCCGGCCAGGTCACGTACTCCTGGTTCACGCCCACGCGCGCCGGCTCCTACGACCTGCTGTGCGAGGAACTGTGCGGCATCGGGCACTACGCGATGCGCGGCCGCATCGTGGTGCAGGAGCCCGCCGCCTACCAGGCGTGGCTGGAGCGCCAGCCCACTTTCGCGCAGTTGAACGAGCAGCCCCAGGGCAATGCGGCGGCGGGCAAGACCCTGTACGCCGCCTGCGCCGCCTGCCACGGGCAGAACGGCGAGGGCAACCGCGCGATGAACGCGCCCAAGCTCGCAGGCCACGGCGCGTGGTACCTGGAGCGGCAGCTCAGGCTGTTCAAGGTGGGCGCGCGCGGCACGCACGAGAAGGACACGTTCGGCAAGGTGATGGCACCGATGGCGGCCACGCTGGTGGACGATCGCGCCATCGCCGACGTCGCCGCCTACATCGGGACCCTGCCCGACAAGCCGCCCGCGACCACGTTCAAGGGCGACGTCGACCGCGGGCGCGCGCGCTACGTGACCTGCGCCGCCTGCCACGGCGCCGAAGGCCGCGGCAACCCCGCGACCAACGCGCCGCGGCTGCAGGGCATGGACGACTGGTACATGGCCACGCAGCTGCGCAATTTCCGGGACGGCGTGCGCGGCGCCCACAGGCAGGACGTCCACGGTTCCCAGATGGCGCTGGTGGCCGGGATGCTGGCCGACGACGCCGCCATCGGCGACATCCTGGCCTACATCAACTCGCGATGA
- a CDS encoding DUF1439 domain-containing protein, whose amino-acid sequence MGITMDRRSIIVALACWPFARLHAEEDVSRPRYKISAGQLHKALATRFPMRFGSEGLLAIEISAPSLHLLPARNMLGAGLLAEIKGVQMRQPQWAELDLGFALRYEPADQTIRAHQPELLALQRKGLPPDAQDLFKAMLPVMAREAVGEVVLHRFSASELALADTMGFEPEKLTVVEDGLVLSFAPKQGR is encoded by the coding sequence ATGGGCATCACCATGGACCGCCGCTCGATCATCGTCGCGCTCGCGTGCTGGCCCTTTGCCCGCCTGCACGCCGAAGAGGACGTCTCGCGGCCACGCTACAAGATCTCCGCGGGCCAACTCCACAAGGCGCTGGCCACGCGCTTCCCGATGCGGTTCGGCTCGGAAGGCCTGCTCGCCATCGAGATCAGCGCGCCCAGCCTGCACCTGCTTCCCGCCCGCAACATGCTGGGCGCGGGGCTGCTGGCGGAGATCAAGGGCGTGCAGATGCGGCAGCCGCAGTGGGCCGAGCTCGACCTGGGCTTCGCCCTGCGCTACGAGCCGGCCGACCAGACGATCCGCGCCCACCAGCCGGAGCTCCTGGCCTTGCAGCGCAAGGGCCTGCCGCCCGACGCCCAGGACCTCTTCAAGGCGATGCTCCCGGTGATGGCGCGCGAAGCGGTCGGCGAAGTGGTCCTGCACCGCTTCTCCGCCAGCGAACTCGCGCTGGCCGACACCATGGGCTTCGAACCGGAGAAGCTGACGGTCGTTGAGGACGGGCTGGTCCTCTCGTTCGCGCCGAAGCAAGGCCGCTGA
- a CDS encoding mandelate racemase/muconate lactonizing enzyme family protein, which yields MKILEVREKTCPISSPIRNAYIDFSKMTLSLVAVVTDVVRNGRRVVGYGFNSNGRYGQGQLMRERFIPRILEADPSTLVDGTGKNLDPHKVWACMFTNEKPGGHGERSVAIGTIDMAVWDAVAKIEDKPLYQLLAERYGNGKPDRKVFVYAAGGYYYPGKDDSQLKDEMRKYLDRGYSVVKMKIGGASLDEDLRRIDSVLSILQDGQRLCVDANGRFDLDTAIAYAKALSRYDLFWYEEAGDPLDYELQATLRNYYANPMATGENLFSMQDARNLIRYAGMRADRDWLQFDCALSYGLVEYLRTLDMLRQHGWSASRCIPHGGHQMSLAIAAGLGLGGNESYPDLFQPYGGFPDGVKVQDSYVVLPELPGIGFEGKSDLIREMRALAE from the coding sequence ATGAAGATCCTCGAAGTCCGCGAAAAGACCTGCCCCATTTCCTCGCCCATCCGCAACGCGTACATCGACTTCAGCAAGATGACGCTGAGCCTGGTGGCGGTGGTCACCGACGTCGTGCGCAACGGCCGCCGCGTCGTCGGCTACGGCTTCAACTCCAACGGCCGCTACGGCCAGGGCCAGCTGATGCGCGAGCGATTCATCCCGCGCATCCTGGAGGCCGACCCTTCCACTCTCGTCGACGGCACCGGGAAGAACCTCGACCCCCACAAGGTCTGGGCCTGCATGTTCACCAACGAGAAGCCCGGCGGCCATGGCGAGCGCTCGGTGGCCATCGGCACCATCGACATGGCGGTGTGGGACGCGGTGGCCAAGATCGAGGACAAGCCGCTGTACCAGCTGCTGGCCGAGCGCTACGGCAACGGCAAACCCGACCGCAAGGTGTTCGTCTATGCGGCCGGCGGCTACTACTACCCCGGCAAGGACGACTCGCAGCTCAAGGATGAGATGCGCAAGTACCTCGACCGCGGCTACTCGGTGGTCAAGATGAAGATCGGCGGCGCATCGCTGGACGAGGACCTGCGCCGCATCGACTCCGTGCTGTCCATCCTGCAGGACGGCCAGCGCCTGTGCGTGGACGCCAACGGCCGCTTCGACCTGGACACCGCCATCGCCTACGCCAAGGCCTTGTCGCGCTACGACCTCTTCTGGTACGAGGAAGCCGGCGACCCACTCGATTACGAGCTGCAGGCGACGCTGCGCAACTACTACGCCAACCCGATGGCCACGGGCGAGAACCTGTTCTCCATGCAGGACGCGCGCAACCTCATCCGCTACGCCGGCATGCGCGCCGACCGCGACTGGCTGCAGTTCGACTGCGCGCTCAGCTACGGCCTGGTGGAGTACCTGCGCACGCTGGACATGCTGCGCCAGCACGGCTGGTCGGCCAGTCGCTGCATCCCGCACGGCGGCCACCAGATGTCGCTGGCGATCGCGGCGGGCCTTGGCCTGGGCGGCAACGAGTCCTACCCGGACCTGTTCCAGCCCTATGGCGGCTTTCCCGACGGCGTGAAGGTGCAGGACAGCTACGTGGTCCTGCCCGAGCTGCCGGGCATCGGCTTCGAAGGCAAGAGCGACCTGATCCGCGAGATGCGCGCGCTGGCCGAATAG
- a CDS encoding c-type cytochrome, whose protein sequence is MTIRLRTLFLGLLLALVLAGGVAALLVWRGVYDISATDQHTAPVFKVLDYAMRRSVLWRTENIVPPPDLADTRRVRAGAAHYREHCVQCHGAPGVAPDPLAFGLTPAPANLLAAGRTWQPGEIFWVVKEGIKMTGMPAWVYRLSDEEVWDVVAFVRAMPLLAPRDYAQLASTLPAPGSAAPSRVAPARRGDVAAGRLATERYLCVTCHVIPGFVSASHHVGPPLDGMGKRSFIAGVLPNTPDNMVRFLLQPQQVDPLTAMPALGMSQQDARDIAAFLATLDKVKAK, encoded by the coding sequence ATGACGATCCGGCTGCGCACCCTCTTTCTCGGCCTGCTGCTCGCGCTCGTGCTGGCCGGCGGCGTGGCGGCGCTGCTGGTCTGGCGCGGCGTGTACGACATCTCCGCGACCGACCAGCACACCGCGCCGGTGTTCAAGGTCCTGGACTACGCGATGCGCCGCTCGGTCCTCTGGCGCACGGAGAACATCGTGCCGCCGCCGGACCTCGCCGACACGCGCCGGGTGCGCGCCGGAGCCGCGCACTACCGGGAGCACTGCGTGCAATGCCATGGCGCGCCTGGCGTCGCGCCGGACCCGCTCGCCTTCGGCCTGACGCCCGCGCCGGCCAACCTGCTGGCCGCGGGCCGCACCTGGCAGCCGGGCGAGATCTTCTGGGTGGTGAAGGAGGGGATCAAGATGACCGGCATGCCGGCCTGGGTCTACCGCCTCAGCGACGAGGAGGTGTGGGACGTGGTCGCCTTCGTGCGCGCGATGCCGCTGCTGGCGCCGCGCGATTACGCGCAGCTCGCCTCCACCTTGCCCGCGCCGGGTTCCGCGGCGCCGTCACGCGTCGCGCCCGCGCGGCGGGGCGACGTGGCCGCCGGGCGGCTGGCGACCGAGCGCTACCTGTGCGTCACCTGCCACGTCATCCCGGGTTTCGTGAGCGCGAGCCACCACGTGGGTCCTCCGCTGGACGGCATGGGCAAGCGCTCCTTCATCGCCGGCGTGCTGCCCAACACGCCGGACAACATGGTGCGCTTCCTGCTGCAGCCGCAGCAGGTCGATCCGCTCACGGCGATGCCTGCGCTCGGAATGTCGCAACAGGACGCGCGCGACATCGCGGCCTTCCTGGCCACGCTGGACAAGGTGAAGGCGAAGTAG
- a CDS encoding c-type cytochrome, whose amino-acid sequence MRRSDLLSRRIGRLIVLLLAFAAAACSERPQRPRVAGGEPDRGRAAIERYGCAACHTIPGLPSYGANVGPPLLHLAERGYLAGVLPNTPEHLVQWLRDPPSIAPRTAMPNLGVSQAEAADIAAYLYAH is encoded by the coding sequence ATGCGCCGGTCCGACCTCCTCTCGCGACGAATCGGGCGCCTGATCGTCCTGCTGCTTGCCTTCGCAGCGGCCGCTTGCAGCGAGCGTCCCCAGCGGCCCCGGGTCGCGGGCGGTGAGCCCGACCGCGGCCGCGCTGCGATCGAGCGCTACGGCTGCGCGGCCTGCCACACCATCCCCGGCCTGCCTTCGTACGGCGCCAACGTCGGACCGCCGCTGCTGCACCTGGCCGAGCGCGGCTACCTGGCGGGCGTGCTGCCGAACACGCCGGAGCACCTGGTGCAGTGGCTGCGCGACCCACCCTCGATCGCGCCGCGCACCGCGATGCCGAACCTGGGCGTGTCGCAGGCCGAGGCCGCCGACATCGCGGCCTACCTGTACGCGCACTGA
- a CDS encoding c-type cytochrome: MSIRPAPAAPSSRAVLALVMASCASAALAQAAAPQQSALRAHGDGAAHILEIAWVLIAGGGLIFIAVMALGVVALSGPASLRTRLAQRGWVVGAGVVFPLVVLTVLLVYTFAVAASMQRAQAQPAATRIQVTGELWWWRVRYLGPDGATLLETANELRIPTGEPVDVELVSNDVIHSFWVPSLAGKVDMLPGSTNRLRLRARGPGVFRGQCAEYCGLQHAKMALHVIAHAPAEHAAWMEANRSPAALPREPLAQQGRVLFEQARCGVCHTVRGTPATGSIGPDLTHVGSRLTLAAGTLPNGQGPLAAWIADPQHIKPGSRMPGYTRFSGEELRALATYLEGLR, encoded by the coding sequence ATGTCCATCCGACCCGCACCCGCAGCCCCGTCTTCGCGTGCCGTGCTCGCGCTCGTCATGGCCTCGTGTGCATCCGCCGCACTGGCGCAAGCCGCCGCGCCGCAGCAGTCGGCCCTGCGGGCGCACGGCGACGGCGCTGCGCACATCCTGGAGATCGCCTGGGTGCTCATCGCGGGCGGCGGCCTCATCTTCATCGCGGTGATGGCGCTCGGCGTCGTTGCGCTGAGCGGTCCCGCGTCGCTGAGAACCCGCCTCGCACAACGTGGCTGGGTGGTCGGGGCCGGCGTGGTCTTCCCGCTCGTCGTGCTCACGGTGCTGCTGGTCTACACCTTCGCCGTGGCCGCTTCGATGCAGCGGGCCCAGGCGCAGCCGGCCGCCACCCGCATCCAGGTCACCGGCGAGCTGTGGTGGTGGCGCGTGCGGTACCTCGGACCGGACGGCGCGACGCTGCTGGAAACCGCGAACGAGCTGCGCATCCCGACCGGCGAGCCGGTCGACGTCGAGCTGGTGTCCAACGACGTGATCCACAGCTTCTGGGTGCCGAGCCTCGCGGGCAAGGTCGACATGCTCCCGGGCAGCACCAACCGCCTGCGCTTGCGGGCGCGGGGGCCCGGCGTGTTCCGCGGCCAGTGCGCCGAGTACTGCGGCCTGCAGCACGCGAAGATGGCGCTGCACGTGATCGCGCACGCGCCGGCCGAACACGCCGCGTGGATGGAGGCGAACCGAAGCCCGGCCGCGCTGCCGCGCGAGCCGCTCGCGCAACAGGGCCGCGTGCTGTTCGAGCAGGCCCGCTGCGGCGTGTGCCACACGGTGCGCGGCACACCGGCCACTGGCTCGATCGGACCGGACCTGACGCACGTCGGCTCGCGCCTGACGCTCGCGGCCGGCACCTTGCCCAACGGGCAAGGCCCGCTCGCGGCATGGATCGCCGATCCGCAGCACATCAAGCCCGGCAGCCGCATGCCGGGGTACACGCGCTTCTCCGGCGAAGAGCTGCGCGCGCTGGCCACGTACCTGGAGGGGCTGCGTTGA
- the ctaD gene encoding cytochrome c oxidase subunit I has translation MTKAEALDSARPGNDGELPNPLPRPAEELERLEQAWRYPPGIRVLTEVNNNIIGVLYIGTAFLFFLLAGVLALLMRTQLAVPENHLLAPETYNQVFTMHGTVMMFLFAVPMVEAVGVLLLPNMLGARDLPFPRLSAYAYWAYAVGGLVFFGSLFWGVAPRGGWFMYPPLTSYEFSPGDNADFWLLGIGFIEISAIAGAIEIVVGVLRTRAPGMTLARMPIYAWSMLVVAGLIIFAFPAVILATLLLEVERSFQWPFFIAAKGGDPLLWQHLFWFFGHPEVYIIFLPAAGMVSMIIPAMTGRPLVGYRLVVLALVGTGFLSFGLWVHHMFTTGIPQLSVSFFSAASMAVAVPSGIQVFAWIATVAAARRMRPLKTPMLFVLGFFFIFVLGGLTGVMVAVVPFDWQAHDTYFIVAHLHYVLIGGMVFPLFAALYFWAPYVSRKPLSERIGKWAFWLMFIGVNLTFFPMHLTGLAGMPRRVYTYADHPGWGALNLLSTGGAYLIAAGVLLVVIDMALHFRISGRNAGNVWNAGTLEWLPNGNYASRSIPRVTGREPLWEQPGLPREVEQGRWYLPGAPTGRRETVVTSPIEAEPQYLLLMPGPGWSPLVSALGTAGFFLLLTVKMVLPALLFGVVAIVALLKWLWASDPEPDHPRVDIGGGVLLPVQMTGPSSHSWWAMVVLVIVSASIFGSMVFSYLFLWTVSPDVWPTSTAVLPGWVWPAISASLLLASAMLVRWCNRRLLRAESSTQRSLQAVLGAAVLLLFASVVVEVAGHLSTPVSPTQSAYGAAVYMVGALQAFFVAVVACMGLYTIARSACGMLSARRRQTFDNTRLFWYYAVAQGLAGLALVHGFPRLLA, from the coding sequence TTGACGAAGGCGGAAGCACTGGATTCCGCTCGCCCCGGGAATGACGGAGAGCTGCCCAACCCGCTGCCGCGCCCCGCGGAAGAACTGGAGCGGCTGGAGCAGGCGTGGCGCTATCCACCCGGCATCCGGGTCCTTACGGAGGTCAACAACAACATCATCGGCGTGCTCTACATCGGCACGGCCTTCCTGTTCTTCCTGCTGGCCGGCGTGCTGGCGCTGCTGATGCGAACGCAGCTGGCGGTGCCCGAGAACCACCTGCTCGCCCCCGAGACCTACAACCAGGTCTTCACCATGCACGGCACGGTGATGATGTTCCTGTTCGCGGTGCCGATGGTGGAGGCCGTGGGCGTGCTGCTGCTGCCCAACATGCTCGGCGCGCGCGACCTGCCGTTTCCCCGCCTGTCGGCCTACGCGTACTGGGCGTACGCGGTGGGCGGGCTGGTGTTCTTCGGCAGCCTGTTCTGGGGCGTGGCGCCGCGCGGCGGCTGGTTCATGTACCCGCCGCTCACCAGCTATGAGTTCTCGCCGGGCGACAACGCCGACTTCTGGCTGCTGGGCATCGGCTTCATCGAGATCTCCGCGATCGCGGGCGCGATCGAGATCGTGGTGGGCGTGCTGCGCACCCGCGCGCCGGGCATGACGCTGGCGCGGATGCCGATCTACGCCTGGTCGATGCTGGTGGTGGCCGGCCTCATCATCTTCGCCTTCCCCGCGGTGATCCTGGCCACGCTGCTGCTGGAGGTCGAGCGCAGCTTCCAGTGGCCGTTCTTCATCGCGGCCAAGGGTGGCGATCCGCTCCTGTGGCAGCACCTGTTCTGGTTCTTCGGCCACCCGGAGGTCTACATCATCTTCCTGCCGGCCGCGGGCATGGTGTCGATGATCATCCCGGCGATGACGGGCAGGCCGCTGGTGGGCTACCGGCTCGTGGTGCTCGCCCTGGTCGGCACCGGCTTCCTCAGCTTCGGCCTGTGGGTGCACCACATGTTCACCACCGGCATCCCGCAGCTGTCGGTGAGCTTCTTCTCGGCCGCCAGCATGGCGGTGGCCGTGCCCAGCGGCATCCAGGTGTTCGCGTGGATCGCCACCGTGGCGGCGGCCCGCCGCATGCGGCCGCTCAAGACGCCGATGCTGTTCGTGCTCGGTTTCTTCTTCATCTTCGTGCTGGGCGGGCTGACCGGCGTGATGGTCGCGGTCGTGCCCTTCGACTGGCAGGCGCACGACACCTACTTCATCGTGGCGCACCTGCACTACGTGCTGATCGGCGGCATGGTGTTCCCGCTGTTCGCGGCGCTGTACTTCTGGGCGCCCTATGTGAGCAGGAAGCCGCTGTCGGAGCGGATCGGCAAGTGGGCGTTCTGGCTGATGTTCATCGGCGTGAACCTCACCTTCTTCCCCATGCACCTGACGGGCCTCGCCGGCATGCCGCGCCGCGTCTACACCTATGCCGACCATCCCGGCTGGGGCGCGCTCAACCTGCTGTCCACCGGCGGTGCCTACCTGATCGCGGCCGGCGTGCTGCTGGTCGTGATCGACATGGCGCTGCATTTCCGCATTTCCGGCCGCAATGCCGGCAACGTCTGGAACGCGGGCACGCTGGAGTGGCTGCCCAACGGCAACTACGCCAGCCGCAGCATCCCGCGCGTGACCGGGCGCGAACCGCTGTGGGAGCAGCCGGGCCTGCCGCGCGAGGTGGAGCAGGGCCGCTGGTACCTGCCCGGCGCACCGACCGGCCGGCGAGAGACGGTCGTCACGAGCCCGATCGAAGCCGAGCCGCAGTACCTGCTGCTGATGCCCGGGCCGGGCTGGTCGCCTCTGGTGTCCGCGCTCGGCACGGCCGGCTTCTTCCTGCTGCTCACGGTCAAGATGGTGCTGCCGGCGCTGCTGTTCGGCGTCGTGGCGATCGTCGCGCTGCTGAAATGGCTGTGGGCCAGCGACCCGGAACCGGACCATCCGCGGGTCGACATCGGTGGTGGCGTCCTGTTGCCCGTGCAGATGACGGGGCCGTCGTCGCACTCGTGGTGGGCGATGGTGGTGCTGGTGATCGTGTCGGCCTCGATCTTCGGCTCGATGGTGTTCTCCTACCTGTTCCTGTGGACCGTGTCGCCGGATGTCTGGCCCACCTCGACTGCGGTGCTTCCGGGATGGGTCTGGCCCGCGATCTCGGCCTCGCTGCTGCTCGCCAGCGCGATGCTGGTGCGCTGGTGCAACCGGCGGCTGCTGCGCGCGGAAAGCAGCACACAGCGGAGCCTTCAAGCCGTGCTGGGGGCTGCCGTCCTCCTGCTGTTCGCGTCCGTCGTGGTCGAGGTCGCGGGGCATCTGTCCACGCCGGTGAGTCCGACACAGAGCGCGTACGGCGCGGCCGTCTACATGGTTGGCGCGCTGCAGGCCTTCTTCGTGGCCGTCGTCGCGTGCATGGGGCTGTACACCATCGCGCGGTCCGCCTGCGGCATGCTGTCGGCGCGGCGGCGGCAGACTTTCGACAACACTCGGCTGTTCTGGTACTACGCCGTGGCGCAGGGGCTGGCGGGCCTCGCGCTCGTCCACGGTTTCCCGCGGCTCCTGGCGTGA
- a CDS encoding (2Fe-2S)-binding protein has product MADHFTHFRRARPPQRHRVRLRINGEPHELDVEPWLTLVDLLRDQLGLTGTKKGCDHGQCGACTVLLDGERVLSCLTLAVMHDGREVTTIEGLAAGDELHALQRAFLKHDALQCGYCTPGQLCSAAGLIREGEAHTPDEVREQMSGNLCRCGAYPQIVQAVCEVALGADARAGHRTDAEPLPAAALAA; this is encoded by the coding sequence ATGGCCGATCACTTCACTCATTTCCGCCGCGCGCGGCCGCCGCAGAGGCACCGCGTCCGCCTGCGCATCAACGGCGAGCCGCACGAACTCGACGTCGAACCCTGGCTCACCCTGGTGGACCTGCTTCGCGACCAGCTCGGGCTGACCGGCACCAAGAAGGGTTGCGACCACGGCCAGTGCGGCGCGTGCACGGTCCTGCTGGACGGTGAGCGCGTGCTGTCCTGCCTCACGCTGGCCGTGATGCACGACGGGCGCGAGGTCACGACGATCGAAGGCCTCGCGGCCGGCGACGAGCTCCATGCGCTGCAGCGCGCCTTCCTCAAGCACGATGCGCTCCAGTGCGGCTACTGCACGCCCGGCCAACTGTGCTCTGCCGCGGGCCTGATCCGCGAAGGCGAAGCGCACACGCCGGACGAGGTGCGCGAGCAGATGAGCGGCAACCTCTGCCGCTGCGGCGCGTATCCGCAGATCGTGCAGGCGGTGTGCGAAGTCGCGCTGGGGGCCGACGCAAGGGCCGGACACCGGACCGATGCCGAGCCGTTGCCCGCCGCCGCCCTGGCTGCTTGA